DNA sequence from the Liolophura sinensis isolate JHLJ2023 chromosome 1, CUHK_Ljap_v2, whole genome shotgun sequence genome:
caggcCATAGGGGCAGagctgatccatcagatcataggggcagggctgatccatcagaggtaggggcagggctgatccatcagatcataggggcagggctgatccatcagatcataggggcagggctgatccatcagatcataggagcagggctgatccatcagaggtAGGGGGTcggctgatccatcagatcataggggcagggctgatGCATCAGAGGTaagggcagggctgatccatcagatcataggaGCAGGTCTGATCCATCAGAGGTaagggcagggctgatccattaGATCATAGGGGCAGGACTGATTCATCAGATAataggggcagggctgatccaccAGAGGTaagggcagggctgatccatcagatcataggggcagggctgatccatcagaggtaggggcagggctgatccatcctaggtaggggcagggctgatccatcagatcatagaggcagggctgatccatcagatcataggggcagagctgatccatcagatcataggagcagggctgatccatcagaggtAGGGGCTCcgctgatccatcagatcataggggcagggctgatccatcagaggtAAGGGCAGGGCTGGTCCATCAGATCATAGgagcagggctgatccatcacaGGTaagggcagggctgatccataaGATCATAGGGGCAGGACTGATTCATCAGATAataggggcagggctgatccatcagaggtaagggcagggctgatccatcagatcataggggCAGAGCTGATCCATCAGAGGTAAGGGCAGGGCTGATTCATCAGAGGTAGGGGCTCAGCTGATCCATCACATCATAGGAGCAGGGCTGACCCATCAGAGGTAATGGCAGGTCTGATCCATCAGACCATAGGGACAGAGCTGATCCATCAGATTATAGGGGCAGGGCTcatccatcagatcataggggcagggctgatTCATCAGAGGTAGGGGCTcagctgatccatcagatcataggagcagggctgatccatcagaggtaagggcagggctgatccatctgatcataggggcagggctgatccatcagaggtAGGGGCTcggctgatccatcagatcataggaGCAGGGCTGATTCATCAGAGGTaagggcagggctgatccatctgATCATAGGGGcggggctgatccatcagatcataggggcagggctgatccatcaggcCATAGGGGCAGAGCTGATCCATCAGGCcataggggcagggctgatccatcagaggtaggggcagggctgatccatcagatcataggggcagggctgatccatcagatcataggggcagggctgatccatcagatcataggggcagagctgatccatcagatcataggagcagggctgatccatcagaggtAGGGGCTcggctgatccatcagatcataggagcagggctgatccatcagaggtaagggcagggctgatccatccaatcataggggcagggctgatccatcagatcataggaGCAAGACTGATCCATCAGAGGTaagggcagggctgatccattaGATCATAGGGTCAGGGATGATCCATCAGATAATAGGGGCAGTGCTGATCCATCAGAGgtaggggcagggctgatccatcagatcataggggCAGGGCTGAACCACGAGAGgtaggggcagggctgatcccTCAGATGATAGGAGCAGGGTTGATCCATCAGGTGATGGgagcagggctgatccatcaaaGGTAgaggcagggctgatccatcagaggtAGAGGCAGGACTGATACATCAGAGGTaagggcagggctgatccatccaatcataggggcagggctgatccatctgAGGTAGGGGCAGGGCCGATCCATCAGAGGTAGGGGCTGGactgatccatcagatcataggggcagggctgatccatctgAGGTAGGGGCTGGACTGATCCATCTGATcataggggcagggctgatccatcagatcacaGGGGCATGGCAGTCCCAGgttttcttatatttatttatttatttgattggtgttttatgctgtcctcaaggatatttcacttatatgacagcagccagcattatgatgggagtaGCCCCGGGAAGCctgagggaaactcacgaccatctgcaggttgcaggtACAACTTCTCACATACAGCGGAGAAAACtgacagcgatcgcattggtaacaggctcttgggtcattgcacaCCACATTATTTAGCAAACACTTCACGTTAGACCCTGTGTCTAATCATATGTCTATCACAGCCACAGCTTCCAAGAATGGCTATAACCTCCATTAGATATACGTACCATTTTCCCACTCCCCCAGCGTCTGGTCCTCCCAGCATTGTCCCGCAGCCGTCCGTACTATCTTTCTCTTCTTCTCCTTCTTCTCCTTCCTGCTGACCTGGTGACCAGGCATGAGCTCTGCATCCATGGGCATTTCCATCAGGTCCTGAAGGCTGTAGTCAGGCATGGCTGGGATCTGGGGCTGGCTGCTGGAAGTGGCACCAGTAGCGCCGGCTGGGCCTATGGGTGCTGGGGAGGGGTCAGGATCACTGATGACCGGTTTGTCCACAGACGCAGGTTTCTCCACTGTCACACTAGCCGACCCTCGCTTACCCTGCTCGACACCAGACCCAACCCCCTGACTCTTGGGCACATTTCTCACAGGGGGCGCAGTGTACACCACTTTGGGTTTAGAGATGACAGCAGAGTGTGTTTCTTGTAGCCCTGACAGTCCAGGAGGCCTATTGCTGGGGCCACCAAACCTGTTGTAATATCCAGGGTCCATGGCTGGGACAAAAGGTAATCGGGAACCCATTGGTGGACGGGGGCCCATGGGTGGTGCACCCCCCACATCCTGACCTGGGCCCATCTGAGGCATGGGGCCCGGCCGTGGCAGACCACCCATGTTAGGGAACATAGCGGGTGGTGGTGGCGGGCCGTTGGGTTGGAATACATTGCCTGAGCCAGGGTGCAAGGATCGAGGCATACCCATGGGTGGGGTCGGGGGGAATCTGGGGGGTGGTGCAGGAGGCCTGTGTCTGAGCTGAGGAGGGACAAATGCTGGTCGCTGGGAgggaggtggtggtggtggtggggctATGGTTGAGTCCTTGGTCAGTATTGGGGGTGGCGGGGGTGGAGGCAGTACTgtgggaataaaaaaaacaacaataagtTCTTCACAGAAATGGCCTTTTGGAACATCTGAGTCCCAAATTCTGGGAGTTGTAGGTAACAAACATACCTATTTATCatgtatataaaggtgaaatgtgagGATAAGTGATGCCTCACTGGctcagttagatatcacttttgttattacacacccagACAACAGGTggtcaaaaagaaacattttgttttattataatcTGAGCTTAGCAGAATGACGTCAAAATACAAGctcagtcaactttaacatttcttacatcATGCAACAAGACACTATGTCCTACAATACAACATGTTCCATGTCGcgctatatacacaagtctgtaaAGGCCTCCATTTTCAAATCCATTTTCATCCAGCACACAAACTCATGTTCACACCATGTCAATGTAGGGCCTAATAATCAATCAGTCTAAACAAATGTTCTCTCCACTGTGTACAGActcaatatttgtgtctaaacaaattgttctctccagtgtgtacaaactcaatatttgtgtctaaacaaactgtcaTCTCCAGTATGTACAGActcaatatttgtgtctaaacaaactgttctctccagtgtgtacaaactcaatatttgtgtctaaacaaactgtcctctccagtgtgtacagactaaatatttgtgtctaaacagACTGTTTTCTCCAGAGTATACAgactaaatatttgtgtctaaacaaactgtcctctccagtgtgtacagagtcaatatttgtgtctaaacaaactctcctctccagtgtgtacagactaaATATTTGTGACTAAACAAAATGTCCTCTCCGGTGTGTACAGACCAAATATTTGTCTAAACAAACTTtcctctccagtgtgtacaggctaaatatttgtgtctaaacaaactgtTCTCTCCAGAGTGTACATactaaatatttgtgtctaaacaaactgttctctccagtgtgtacagactaaatatttgtgtctaaacaaactgtcaTCTCCGGTAAGTACAGActaatatttgtgtctaaacaaactgttctctccagtgtgtacacactcaatatttgtgtctaaacaaactgtCCTCTCCAGTGTATACAgactaaatatttgtgtctaaagaACTGTCATcaccagtgtgtacagactaaatctttgtgtctaaacaaactgtTCTCTCCAGGGTGTACGCTctcaatatttgtgtctaaacacaTGT
Encoded proteins:
- the LOC135482073 gene encoding RNA-binding protein 42-like isoform X2 translates to MAELTEEKRMEMEAEMNRFEQEILAPDDAPRMIIGANTFHKVQAALKAQHHPTGNTEQETPPQARTAATHPVTPTLLPPPPPPPILTKDSTIAPPPPPPPSQRPAFVPPQLRHRPPAPPPRFPPTPPMGMPRSLHPGSGNVFQPNGPPPPPAMFPNMGGLPRPGPMPQMGPGQDVGGAPPMGPRPPMGSRLPFVPAMDPGYYNRFGGPSNRPPGLSGLQETHSAVISKPKVVYTAPPVRNVPKSQGVGSGVEQGKRGSASVTVEKPASVDKPVISDPDPSPAPIGPAGATGATSSSQPQIPAMPDYSLQDLMEMPMDAELMPGHQVSRKEKKEKKRKIVRTAAGQCWEDQTLGEWENDDFRIFCGDLGNEVTDDVLAKSFSRYGSFLRAKVVRDKRTNKSKGYGFVSFKDPNDFVRAMREMNAVG
- the LOC135482073 gene encoding RNA-binding protein 42-like isoform X1; amino-acid sequence: MAELTEEKRMEMEAEMNRFEQEILAPDDAPRMIIGANTFHKVQAALKAQHHPTGNTEQETPPQARTAATHPVTPTLLPPPPPPPILTKDSTIAPPPPPPPSQRPAFVPPQLRHRPPAPPPRFPPTPPMGMPRSLHPGSGNVFQPNGPPPPPAMFPNMGGLPRPGPMPQMGPGQDVGGAPPMGPRPPMGSRLPFVPAMDPGYYNRFGGPSNRPPGLSGLQETHSAVISKPKVVYTAPPVRNVPKSQGVGSGVEQGKRGSASVTVEKPASVDKPVISDPDPSPAPIGPAGATGATSSSQPQIPAMPDYSLQDLMEMPMDAELMPGHQVSRKEKKEKKRKIVRTAAGQCWEDQTLGEWENDDFRIFCGDLGNEVTDDVLAKSFSRYGSFLRAKVVRDKRTNKSKGYGFVSFKDPNDFVRAMREMNGKYVGNRPIKLRKSTWRERNIDVVRKKEKEKKLLGFR